One segment of Meiothermus sp. CFH 77666 DNA contains the following:
- a CDS encoding NHLP-related RiPP peptide, which produces MVSETMQRVQNVRRFLTLLAEDDAFRQDLQQNPRVALDYLKVLGNNTPTAAYSAPITLPSKDDVRRVLQSYDFALEHATSIVEFSAWDGWSAWAAWVFVFLADTGEDKKLN; this is translated from the coding sequence ATGGTCAGTGAGACCATGCAAAGAGTGCAGAACGTCCGTAGGTTTTTGACTCTTCTGGCAGAGGATGATGCGTTCAGACAAGACCTTCAACAAAACCCAAGAGTGGCGCTTGATTACCTGAAGGTTCTGGGTAACAACACCCCAACAGCTGCATACTCTGCACCCATAACCCTTCCCTCAAAGGATGACGTAAGGCGCGTCCTCCAAAGTTATGACTTTGCCCTCGAGCACGCAACCAGTATTGTGGAGTTCAGTGCCTGGGACGGTTGGAGCGCTTGGGCGGCCTGGGTATTTGTGTTTTTGGCTGATACGGGCGAGGATAAAAAGCTGAATTGA